A window of the Bradyrhizobium ottawaense genome harbors these coding sequences:
- a CDS encoding peptidylprolyl isomerase has protein sequence MTSSFPETKTGLRFGLASLAVTGCLAALLATGLPVRAEDNPVLAKVNGVEIRQSDVALAEEELGPSLAQMDPATKKDNVLSFLIDLKIVAKAAEDKKVENSEDFKRRMAFTRSRLLMDSLLATEGKAATTDDAMKKVYEEASKQITGEQEVHARHILVETEDEAKAIKAELDKGADFAELAKKKSKDPGASDGGDLGFFTKEQMVPEFSAVAFTLEPGKISDPVKSQFGWHVIKVEEKRSRKAPDFEQVKAQIETYVTRKAQAEYVGKLREAAKIERMDKPAETAAKPDAPKPETAPAKPDAAKDSKMAPAKK, from the coding sequence ATGACCTCCTCGTTCCCGGAAACGAAAACCGGCCTGCGCTTCGGCTTGGCCTCCCTGGCCGTGACCGGCTGCCTGGCCGCGCTTTTGGCCACCGGCCTGCCGGTCCGAGCCGAGGACAATCCCGTTCTCGCCAAGGTCAACGGCGTGGAGATCCGCCAGAGCGACGTCGCCCTCGCCGAAGAGGAACTCGGTCCCAGCCTCGCCCAGATGGATCCGGCCACCAAAAAGGACAACGTGCTGTCCTTCCTGATCGACCTGAAGATCGTCGCCAAGGCCGCCGAGGACAAGAAGGTCGAGAATTCCGAGGATTTCAAGCGGCGGATGGCGTTCACGCGCAGCCGCCTCTTGATGGACAGCCTGCTGGCCACCGAAGGCAAGGCCGCGACCACCGACGACGCCATGAAGAAGGTCTACGAGGAGGCCTCCAAGCAGATCACCGGCGAGCAGGAAGTTCATGCCCGCCACATCCTGGTCGAGACCGAGGATGAGGCCAAGGCGATCAAGGCCGAGCTGGACAAGGGCGCGGATTTCGCCGAGCTGGCCAAGAAGAAGTCCAAGGATCCCGGCGCGTCCGATGGCGGCGATCTGGGCTTCTTCACCAAGGAACAGATGGTGCCGGAATTCTCCGCCGTCGCTTTCACGCTCGAGCCCGGCAAGATCTCCGATCCGGTCAAGTCGCAGTTCGGCTGGCACGTCATCAAGGTTGAGGAAAAGCGCAGCCGCAAGGCGCCCGATTTCGAGCAGGTCAAGGCTCAGATCGAGACCTATGTGACGCGCAAGGCGCAGGCCGAATACGTCGGCAAGCTGCGCGAAGCGGCCAAGATCGAGCGCATGGACAAGCCGGCCGAGACCGCGGCGAAGCCGGATGCGCCCAAGCCTGAAACCGCCCCGGCGAAACCCGACGCGGCGAAGGATTCCAAGATGGCGCCGGCGAAGAAGTAA